The Vulpes vulpes isolate BD-2025 chromosome 1, VulVul3, whole genome shotgun sequence genome contains the following window.
TGAAAAAGTTCAGTACATGAACATTCTTTTGAAAGTGGAATGTCAGCAAATGTTTTTAGAAGAAGAATTGAACTCAGTGATAATTTCCTTTGAATGGAGACAACCTGGGCCTACTACTATTCCAGAAGATTGTATACATATGGACCTGTATACATTTAAACATGAACATAAACATCTTAATAGATTTAAAAGGCACCTCAAGAATACATTTGCTTCAGTTCCTTGCCCTACAACAGGTAAggtatcattaactatattttatatagGTGAAGTGACTGAGTCCCAGAGAGACTAACTGACTTGTCCATTAAGTAATGGTGAAGGAGAGACGGATCTCCTGTCATTGCAAAGTACTACACTAGgcatctcataattttttttaaaaaatggtcttcaaattcattttctattggtTTCCATGAAGTTTGTGAACCCATAATTTCACACAGAATAGACTCTCCCACAATTGTGTAAAAGTAGATTACTAAGTGATTATATTTCAGTTATTCAAGTTCTCTGGTCTCCTTGAAAGTGAATCTTGAACGTCAACATGACAATTGACAGTCAGTCCATTACCCAGTAAGCAGCCAtggttttagttttaaaagacaCACGAAAGctctcattttgcttattttagcCAATGAACCAGTTGCTTAAGTGAATGTGACAAACATCAGCACAAGACACTACATATATCAGAAATAATCAGGATAAATTAGAAACTTTCAGATCAAGTTGTAGCGTCACAGAGAAGAGTCAGGCATGTCTCCCCTTTTGGAGTTTTAGATAATGGGTATATACAAATACAGATGGCAGTCTCATTTCCCCAAATGGATTTTGAGTGCAAGCGTGCAAATTGATAATGAAAAGGCATGGATAGTGTCTCTACAGTAGAGCATAGAAGGGAAAATTTCTAGAATAAACTTCTTATGTTATGGCTATAAAAATGTTCCTAGTGTGGAGGTTCTACCAATAACATGATACTAATGATAGAATAATGCATCCTCTTCCCCTGGTTATGGCAGAATTGACACAAGACCTTGCATGGGCTTCTACCGTACATGTTACCAGTTTAGAAAGGGCTTTTAGTATATAGGTACTGCCAAAGCGAGCACATAAAGGGCTTTTCATCCTGTTGCCAAAAGGTCAGATATTTAAGATCAAAGGAAATTAGAGAGAGAGTAATGGAAAACATGGAACACAGAGTAACGTGTGTTAGCACTTATTTTAGGaaaggcactgtgctgagcacttaGCTTATATTAAcacctttaatcctcacaacagctctaTGAGGTAGCCGTTATGTGCAGATAACAAGATGGTGCTCAAAAATACTACTTTTCATACAGCTAATTGAGTAACAACCGAGATTCCAATTCTGATATGACTTCAAGATCCATATTGTTTTCATTAAGCCAATATTAAACCAATATCATTGGCACAATGATCAGATAAACGGATTTTGGAAATAGCACCTTGAATGGACTCAGTCAAATCTCAGGAGAGAAAAAGGTGAAGAGATTACTTTGAAACTCCATCATCACAAAAATAAAGCATCTGTTAAGCAACCTGAATTGTGGGAGGTGCCATAATCAAGGTTTTAATTCAATAGCTTCGGGTTTGCTTTCCTCATTATCCTCATCCACCCTGTCTCCAAGGAAGCTATAGCGACCTTGCAAGTCCTCACCCATGCAGAAAAGACTGGGTGCTGAAATATCTCTCCAGTCCTGACATGAAGGAATACGGATGTGTTTGACATCTTCCTTTCCAGGAATAAAGCCAAAGAGTTTCTTTATGCGCTGCATGATGATGAGCCGTGAATGCTGCTCTGCAGCTTGTTCAAAGAGCTCCCTCTCGTTGTGCAGGTGGTTGGTCCAGTAGCAGTGCTGCAGAGAGGTGAGGGGGGAGCAGCACCTCGCCAAGCAGCAGGACACGAGGATAGCGATGGTTGCCAAGGTGATCAAAATCCAGCCCAGCATCTTGatatagttatttaaataaaaaacagaaaacatcaatATAGCAATTATCAAAGGAACAGGCACAGTAAGAGGGATTCTTACGTAACAGAAGTGGgtaagaaatttgtttttctagtcTTTAAAATACTAACAAGGTGCTGATCGCTTGATATGGATATAGGCATGATGGAGAGACTAAACCCAACCATTTTAATTTGGTTTGGGGCCTATTAAGGATATTGACCAGTTAACTTAGAGTGGATTAGAAGTCCTGTCCTTGAAGTGGCAGATGCTATAATCCACCAATTACTCTTATGTAAGGTATAATAAACTATATTTAACTCCCCCTCTCTCCCAACCATTAGGTAGGTACAGGTCAAGCATCCTTTGGGTTCTTAACAACTATTTGGTAATGGTTGTGATGAAAATGATGATACGATAGATAATAATGGTAGCTTCCTAAGTGCCTTCTTAATAATGTGCTAACAGGTGTTCATTGATATTTCTTCCTGAACTgctcttcccttttatttttttgtgatcaGAGATGACTTTTATGTCCCTAAATGGAAagcactttattattttccttttcatttccctcCTCCTTCAAATAGTTATTGGCTGACCAGTTTAatgattcatttttgaaatatacttAGAAGGGAAAATTAAGCcatattttatttgcaattaTTTAGTGTCCTCTTTGAAAGATTGATGTAAATGGCTgttttcgggcagcccgggtggctcagcggtttagcaccgccttcagtccagggtctgatcctggagaccagggattgagtaccacgtcaggctccctgcatagagcctgcttctccctatgcctgtgtctgtgtttctctctctctatctctcatgggtaaataaataaaatctttaaaaataataataaaataaatggctGTTTTCTAGTcttggaactctttttttttaaatgattttttaaagattttatttatttatttatttattagagacacagaaaggcagagacataggcagagggagaagcaggctccctagggattaagggactggatcccaggatcctaggatcactacaggagccagaggcagatgctcaaccactgagccactcaggcgccctaatgattctttttttcccaatcGTTAGCAATTATTATGTAAAGTGAGAGAGGCAAGTTCCACACTGATAAGGAAGCCAGCAGGAGGCAGCCACAGTCTGGGAGGTGAAGGTCTCTCCCACAGCTTGTGAATTCTCCAGCAGACCTGGAATTACCAGGGTGAGCACAGCAGGGTAGCTGCACTCAATGGAGGCTAAAACCTACAAAGTGACACAGCAATTTAACTTGAGAGAGGCCAGCACGGTGGAGGAAAGGCCATCTGAGATGCCCATTAATTATCAGccatcatttattgagtacctggtTGACCTCCCACCATGTTCTATACATGGTGGTTGGTTATGGGGACTTAGATGTGAACACATTTAAGATACATTCACTCTTTCCACAGTCTTTCAACcaaaagaggaagacaaaatagCAAGCCAAGAAATATAGTTAAATATGATAGGTTTTTTTTATACCAGTAAGCACAATGGGAAAGAAATGAACTCACTTAATGAAGAGGAGTATCAGGGAGTACTTCCCAGAGGAGATGATGTTCAGACTTAAATATTAAAGAGCAGTTCATCAGATGCAAGAAATTAAGAGTTCTGATGAGAGctgataagaagaaaaataagagcatGAAGAATTGGGAGAACCTCAAGAAGTTTGTGCTCACAGGTCATAGGAGTCCTGTGGAAAAGTCAGGAGCCAGACGCTGAAGGACCTTGTATGCCCTGACAAGAATTTGGGTTTGTGACTGGGCCAGTAGGAAGTCATTCAGGAACTTCATATAGGGTCTGGGGACGGTGGTCATGATTCGATTCACATTTAGAAAGATAATTTTGGCATGGCTGTAGAAAGTTGACTGAAATTGGATAAAACTATGTCAGGAAGCTATTTTAGAATGACGTATGGGCAGAGAAGGGGTTTGAACTTTATAGGACCTTGTGGTCAACTcagaaaaatcaaacagaaaaaacaGTGTATACTTCTCAAATGAGACTGAAGTTCAAGGTAGTCGTGAAATGTGGCTTGGTACAATGGAAACAGTATGACCTTTGAATATCTCAGCCCTTTATTAGCTCTGTGAACTTATAAAAGTTACATAAACTCTTTAATCTttgctttcctcatctgtaaaatgggattgaTTATAGCTCTCTCTTAAGATTCTGAAGgttagaattaaaaatgaaatatttgtacaGTATATGATAAACATCTTACTAAATATTAGTTTTGTGGTCGCTGATCCAAAAAAGTCCACTGACTGATGGCACTCAGAACCAAAAAACTGTCTTTTCACGTATGTCTGTGTAATATATTAAacaaggtattttattttcactttaagaaAATCTTACTAGTGTGTAATAGATATTAGTTTTTCTTGAGCAAGTACATTTTTGTAAGTTAAAATAGTCCCATTAATTATTTGATGTTTCACCTATCCTCACATAGCTCCCTCCTCTATCCGAGCTCTAGAGTTAGTATAAAAGGTTGAGGCACAGCATACCTTAATGGGATTTCTAACTTTGCTTCAATCAGGCTATATGCAACACTTGAGTATTCTGTGTGTTGatagtaatttttttcaacaaaatagcACTAGCACTTCTAAATTTTAATAGCTAAAAAAGTGATGGGTCAAAAATGTGTATGCCTTTgcaataaatagtttaaaaataatgtatttttattgtacTGCAGTGGTTTGCCAATGTGTTTTTATCCCCAAATCCCTCACAGAGAGCAATGAATGCCAATGACTCTTTCTGTATTGACAAAATGCActtttacagttcttttttttttaagactttattttttatttattcatgagagacatagattgagagagagaggcagagacacaggcagagggagaagcaagctccatgcatggagcctgaagtAGGACTCGAtttcaggtccccaggatcaggccctgggtagaaggtggcgctaaaccactgagtcacctgggctgccctatagctCTTAAATTTAACCTGTAAGTGCAGTAGATACAggccttttctctgcctcatccCACCCCCTCATGTAAACTTGTCTAAGGACATTAAATTTAGAGCCATCgctggaatttattttgatcaTCATTAAGCTTCCTATAATTTTAGGTAAAATGTTAATACACAAGAATGAATATTTCAGAATATCCAAGATGGAATGAAATGATACACTATatggtaataataattttaatgacGATATCTAAGATGTATTGTTTTTTAACATGGATTGTAGACATGATGCTGAGCCTTTTAGATGTATTAGCTCATTTATTACTCACTTCAACCTTATGTGGTAGGCCCTATTAATATCTCTatttgcaaattgaacaccaataaaaaataaatgtatattaaaaaatagtgaaagggaataaaggagaaaggagaaaaaatgagtgggaaatatcagaaagggagacagaacatgaaagactcctaactctgggaaacaaactaggggtggtggaaggggaggtgggcggggggtgggggtgactgggtgacgggcactgaggtgagcacttgatgggatgagcactgggtgttattctatatgttggcaaattgaacaccaataaaaaataaatttataaaaaaagtaaaaaaaaatcactattttacaGCAAAGAAAAGTAAAGCGTGGTTAAGTTATATAACTTGCTCAAGATTTTGCAGGTTAATAAAAGGCAAAGCAAGATTCAAACACATCCTAACCATATGTATAGAGCCACTCAGTAGAAATCACTTTGATAAATGGCATCAAGATTGTGTTGTATATTTAGATACTATGAGAAGTAGTAGGAACGTGAAATGTCTCCAATGGCTGCAGTTAAGATGGGATAgcatagcaagaaaaaaaaaatcaagagcttACTTGTGACTGGAATCTGTGCAGAAGAGCAACTTCATCTCTTGCCAGGATCATGTCAGATGGAGCTGATTTGGGACATGGAAACCCAGCTAGGATCTCTTTTCGTTTGCTGGCACTGACATTGTCAAACACTGGGTAATGATCCACAGATGCGAATTCACTTGCTGCGCATTCATAGTAGGTGCCTGTCAGCAGGGTGACAGCCAGCCATGTTAATGGGGCAACAAGTGCCCTCCCAGTGATGCTGAAGAACCGAAGACAAGCCAGCTTGCGCTCCAGGGGGCTGATTCTCCGATGGGAAGGGGCACAGCTGCAGCAGTATTCACTGGTCATTGTCCACATCTGGCTTCTCAGAGCATAGCCAGCAACCAGAAGGATCAAGGCTGGGATGACTAGAAACGCAGAACCATAGTAGAAATTTTTTCCAACCTGACAGGGACAACTGAatgtgaaagaagagaaaagctgtTGCCCACCAACAGTCAAAGCAGCAATGAGAGAATTGATAAATGTCCCACTTCTCTGCAGGGAAGATACGATATTGTTGAGAGTTCGGCTCATCGTTGGGAAGCTCTGAAACAAATGGCCCTTTCTGATCATTAGACTCCGCAGCTATAACCATTTTATGGGATCTTACTGGTTTAACTGGCTGTGTCAAGCGACTGAACATCCTTATATGTTTAAAGGATTCTAGCATCTTTCCTTGTGTACTTTGTGAATCCTGAACTAATAAATGCCCTTCAGATTACAGCTGGAAGAAACTAGAGAGATTAATCTGGTATGAGTGACAGGAAACACTTCTGCAGTATATCTTCCTGCTAAAAAGAGAATGACCTGCTTTGCAAAGCAAACTGCTGCCATCTTTCCATGTGCTGCTGTGTGTGACACAACATGCTCAGCACCAGCAAATAGAACATTGGGAGCAAAACAGAGAACATTCTTACCCTGTACTAGACCAGGATTTAGTTACCATCAAATTATGATATAAGAACAACAgaaattatcaaatattagagCAATCCAAACATTAGGGCTGTCTGGAACATCCAAAACCTAAGAGTTCTGTCAGAAGATCTCAAAAGCTTTCCCCAAAAGGACAAGAGTTGGGTACCCATAAATCCAAATCACAACAAAAACATTCCAACTTTGCATTAAAATGCATTTGTATTGATGGAATATAATGTATTAATGTGTGGCTTTATAAGTTAATTTGCAAATTTGGGTTTATATGGTATCTTTTTGTTACATGAAAATGTGATACTTAGGtattaataaaattgtatatctatagaaagaagtaaaatgatcaaatatgtaaggtgttttctatatttatttaatcagaaaatatttattgtataactTCTATGCAAAAGGCACTGGACTAGGCTTGGTTGGGCTAATAAAAAGTGAATAAGATACAAATTTCTCAAACTCTCAACTGGGTGTTGTTAAATATGTAATTAGTGAATTGAAGCATAATGCTGAGGAATTCACCCAAAGTacagtataaaaagaaaagaaataaaatactatattttaaaaaccaattcaACAAACTAGAAGACAGACTAAGCAACTCTGTAACAGGACttccagaaggaagaaatgggaTAGGCAGAGAAACAGTTTCAAGAGAAGTAACAGAGTTTTGCAGAATCAAAGAAAGTTCTCATATCAGAAGAGTGTTAGATGTTCTGAGCAGCGTAAATGAAGACAAATCTACATATAAAAACACCATAGTAAAACTGCAGAGTGtgaaaaatgaagagatattATTAAAAGCTACcagaaggggatgcctgggtggctcagtggttgagcttctgcctttggctcagggtgtgatctcgggtccgggaattgagtcccacatcgggttcttgcagggagtctgcttctccctctgtctatgtctctgcgtctctctgtgtgtctctcatgaataaataaataaaatctttagaaaaaaaaaagctaccagaAAGAAGAGACACATAAACTACGAAAGAATGACTGAAGCTCTCATTAGCAACACTGGAGACCAGAGGCAGTATCTTCAAAATGCTTAGTACCAGATACACTATCACTCAagacagaacaaaataaagatacatatgttaattttaaaaagagatacatAAAGGCTAAGGGAATTTACCACTCACAGGAACTCATAAAGAGCATTATTAAAGGATATATTTcaacaaggagaaaaattaaCTCTAAGGAATGACATAggacaaaaaataattatgagtACAGATAtggtatttttaagttattttctttaatcattaGCTGTGGAAAGAATTACTTTTTACTTTAACAGGTGGAACTAAGGCAATACATGGTTATGATATGACATCAGTATGCAAACagctaaaattaagaagactgACCATATCAAATGTTGCTGAAGTTTGCAGAATAACTGgaactctttttattttgtttaaggtttatttattttagagagagaaagagtgtggcagggaggggcagagggagcaggagagagacactcaagcagactccacactgagcatggagcccaacttggggcttgatctcatgaccttgagatcatgacctgaggcgaaatcaagagttggatgcttaaccaactgagccacccaggcactcccagagTAACTACAACTCTTATACACTgatagtgggaatgtaaaatggaatatttttggaaaattgtcagtttctttaaaagtttactATGTACCCACTATATATGGTACAGTCATTTGTCTCCTAGTTACTtgctcaagagaaatgaaagcataagtCCACACAAAAAATTGCACTTGAATGTCCAcagtagctttatttataatagctacaaaccagaaacaacacaaatgtccatcaacaggtgagtAGAACAACAAACTGTTATATATCCATATGATGAATACTACTTGGtaagataaaatgaataaactattgATTTATACAATAAGAAGAATGCATTGAAAAGAATTTTCTGAATTAAAGAATTTAAGCAAAGAAGTACATAATGTATGACtctatataaaattctaaaaatgcaaattcatcAATATAGACAGAGAATAGGCCAGCGCTTGCCTAGGGAATAGAGGAGGAGGAGTAAGAAGAGAGAGTACCAAAGGGCCTTAGAAAACTTTCAAAGGTTGTATCAATTTGTACTGATAGGGTTTTAATTTATGGAGGTGATTGAGTGATGACACGGAGAAGCCAATGCCATTGATAGgagatttcttattttcatttaccaAGAGAAGAGGGCATGCCAGGCCTCAAGGGGAAGCATCAGGTTTGGTCAAGaggcagaaaggaagacagaagagcCTCGGCCAGAGCTTTTATTGGGGTTTCCATAGTAAAGGCAAGGTAAGGCAGGGGAAACAGCCTAGGATTGGCTAGTTTAAATAATTCTGGTGGGCTTTGGGGCATAAGGGCTGTCACTGCTTGTCTAGTACCTGGTCCTGGGTTGATCTAGAGCAGGGGAAATATTGACTTGGTGTATGAGAGGTAGATAAGAAGATGTTCCGGGTCTGATCACATGGGAGATATTAACCGCTTTGCCTGTTAGTGTGGCCCTGTAATTAATGGATGCCAAATAGACAAAGAATCTAAGATAATATAGCTGAAACAAGGGTAATGGAAATGTTAATTATGTTGATTAATTTGATGGCTTTAGGGTTTATATGTAtgccaaaactcatcaaattttattttatttatttttaaaagattttattgatttattcatgagagacacacagagagaggcagagacacaggcagagggagaagcaggctccatgcagggagtccaatgcaggcctcgatcccaggactccaggatcactccctgggccaaaggcagatgcttaaccgctgaaccacccaggtgtcccaagactcatcaaattttaaatcaattcatATCTCATTAAAGCAGCAAAATTGTAAGCATAATTATTAAATACTTGAAATATAGGGTATAGATCATTCAAAAGCAGGAAATTAAAAGGGAATATTAACAGAAAAAGAGActgtaaagaaagggaaaatgatggtaaaaagaaaacacaaaataacgGTAAAAATGAGACCAAACACATCAATAAtcacatataaaaaaatttaaaaacctaataaTTACTGTGGGCTTAGGGACATGTCAGGCACAGTTATAAGAACTATGATGAGAtactaatatcatcctcaactGGTTTACAGATGAGAATGTTATCCTCAACTTGCTTACAGGTAAGAActtattttcatgaaaagatTCAGGAAATTGCACAGGGCCATACAGAGATGGGTAAACTTAGCTCCagagttattaaaaaaatagagtcatACTGCTTACAAGGGACACACCAAAAACTAGACCACACACAAAGCTTGAGAAATAAAGGCACTAAAATCTATATAACTGGGAATAATGATATTAAAAGAAGGCaaaactgaaccaaaggcaacaAGTGTCAAAAGGGCTAATTTGGGACACTCCATCATAATAAAAGGAACAATCCATTATGAAGATAGAGCAATTGTCAACTTGTATGTCTGTGTATGTAGTATCCCATCACAGTATTTCCATTCCATTTCATTAGTAATGTCCAATAATGAAGAAACAGATGAATCAACTGCAGAAACAGAATGCTGTAGACAAGGGGTTGACTATCTAAGGCTCATAGACAAAActggcccactgcctgttttcttcGAGTTAAGAATGGTTTCTACATCTTAACACAGTTGGATGTAACAAAAAATTGTTTAGTATTTTATAACATGTGAAACTGCATGAGATTCAAATCTCCATGTTTACAAATAAAGGTTTATTGGCACACAGGCACACCTGTTCCTGCTTTCCCATCACAATAGCAGAGTTGAGTGGTTGTGACAGAGTCCATATGTTTGTAGAACTTAAAACACCTACGCTCTGGGCCTTCTCAGAAGAAGTTTGCTAATCTCATCTAGAAAGGCTGTGAatgaggaagacatggacatggccagcatgcacatgagaaaatgctctgcatcacttgccatcagggaaatacaaatcaaaaccacaatgagataccacctcacaccagtgagaatggggaaaattaacaaggcaggaaaccacaaatgttggagaggatgtggagaaaaggaaccctcttacactgttggtgggaatgtgaactggtgcagccactctggaaaactgtgtggaggttcctcaaagagttaaaaatagacctgccctatgacccagcaattgcagtgttggggatttaccccaaagattcagatgcaatgaaacgccgggacacctgcaccccgatgtttctagcagcaatgtccacaatagccaaactgtggaaggaacctcggtgtccatcgaaagatgaatggataaagaagatgtggtctatgtacacaatggaatattcctcagccattagaaacgacaaatacccaccatttgcttcaacatggatggaactggagggtattatgctgagtgtagtaagtcaatcggagaaggacaaacagtgtatgttctcattcatttggggaatataaataatagtgaaagggaatataagggaagggagaagaaatgtgtgggaaatatcaggaagggagacagaacataaagactcctaactctgggaaacgaactaggggtggtggaaggggaggagggaggggggtgggtgggaatgggtgacgggcactgagggggacacttgacaggatgagcactgggtgttattctgtatgttggtaaattgaacaccaataaaaattaatttatttaaaaaaaatagaaaggctgtgaaaataaatgagctagAGTGACAGCCATGGATATGGATAAACCTTAACAAATAACTGGGAAGAAAAAATGCAAGCTGTAGGATATGTACAGTATGAtaaattatgtcattttaaaacaaactgatggggcatctgggtggctcagcagttgggcatctgccttcagctcaggttgtgatcctggggtcctgggatcgagtcctgcattgggctccccatagggagcctgcttctccgtctgcctatgtctctgcctctctctctgtgtctctcatgaataaatacataaaatatttttaaaaataaaataaaatgaaatgatactaCATATTCTTTGCACTTACTAAcatatagagaattttaaaacatatatagaaataaaaaatatcaagttCTATGTAGTGGTGACCACTGAGGAGGACAGAATAGAATTAAAGAGGGTGGTGGCTATTTCAACTGGATCAGCATTGCTTTATTGCTTACAACAAGGCCTCAAGTATATCTAGCAACTTGTTCCATGGAACGTGGTagtaaaaatcacattttccttgtgtttataatttcatattttaaaagtccatGTAATGGAACATATGggaagtgaggaagagagaaggaaattgtAGATCAGTGTTTCAGGGAACAACGCAAGAAAGGATGGAGCACTGATTAATGAGAAGTCACTATTGGAGTATCAAAGTCTTGCCGTAAAGGAGTATCTTGAtgataaattcttaattttttatcgTTGTTTACAGTCAAAAGAACTAATGACTTCCTGAGGGGTCCTGTGTGTAACTCGTCAGTGATTGTGAATGATTACATCTATGATGGATCAATTTTCTTTGGGGTGTTATAACCAAATGGTCTTTTTGTTAAAGATAGCTTGCTGTCACCTGTCTATCCAACATATTAAATGTCTACTTGTCAGCGGAGACCCAGAGGCTCCCTGGCTGAGGACGTGCTGGCACACGGATAGGGAAATCAGATCTGACAGCTAGAGCAGTCCTCAGAGGGCTGGGGTGCTGAGCATATTATCACTCATTTTATGTAAAGAAGTTTGGTTAAAATAAATGCGAAAGGCAgctttaaatagaaaaagaaattgcaaaaagATAAGACACTCCTGAAGCAGATGTGATGGCTGTGTCTGATAGTTTGTGGGCAATCTCAGAGGACGATGACACAGCTGATGATGGATCAGTAGGGGTTCCCCTCTGTGAGCACCTCCCCAGTCTACTCAGCTGCCCAGGTACCTCCCAAGGGACCACTCTCGGGGACTGGCTCAGTTCATCACTTCCTTGCACTGGTCGGTTTGCAGTGCCCTATGATGCCATCGACCATTGCATCATTCTCCCAACCCTGGCTCCAAGTCTGTCCTAGGCTACCAAAAGAACTcttaataaaagaggaaaaactcCTCCTCtgcattattttgaaatg
Protein-coding sequences here:
- the CALHM4 gene encoding calcium homeostasis modulator protein 4 isoform X3: MHKRKVGKNFYYGSAFLVIPALILLVAGYALRSQMWTMTSEYCCSCAPSHRRISPLERKLACLRFFSITGRALVAPLTWLAVTLLTGTYYECAASEFASVDHYPVFDNVSASKRKEILAGFPCPKSAPSDMILARDEVALLHRFQSQMLGWILITLATIAILVSCCLARCCSPLTSLQHCYWTNHLHNERELFEQAAEQHSRLIIMQRIKKLFGFIPGKEDVKHIRIPSCQDWRDISAPSLFCMGEDLQGRYSFLGDRVDEDNEESKPEAIELKP
- the CALHM4 gene encoding calcium homeostasis modulator protein 4 isoform X2, with translation MIKREGTGPLKESAKARRQPQCTRESCPCQVGKNFYYGSAFLVIPALILLVAGYALRSQMWTMTSEYCCSCAPSHRRISPLERKLACLRFFSITGRALVAPLTWLAVTLLTGTYYECAASEFASVDHYPVFDNVSASKRKEILAGFPCPKSAPSDMILARDEVALLHRFQSQMLGWILITLATIAILVSCCLARCCSPLTSLQHCYWTNHLHNERELFEQAAEQHSRLIIMQRIKKLFGFIPGKEDVKHIRIPSCQDWRDISAPSLFCMGEDLQGRYSFLGDRVDEDNEESKPEAIELKP
- the CALHM4 gene encoding calcium homeostasis modulator protein 4 isoform X1, translated to MIRKGHLFQSFPTMSRTLNNIVSSLQRSGTFINSLIAALTVGGQQLFSSFTFSCPCQVGKNFYYGSAFLVIPALILLVAGYALRSQMWTMTSEYCCSCAPSHRRISPLERKLACLRFFSITGRALVAPLTWLAVTLLTGTYYECAASEFASVDHYPVFDNVSASKRKEILAGFPCPKSAPSDMILARDEVALLHRFQSQMLGWILITLATIAILVSCCLARCCSPLTSLQHCYWTNHLHNERELFEQAAEQHSRLIIMQRIKKLFGFIPGKEDVKHIRIPSCQDWRDISAPSLFCMGEDLQGRYSFLGDRVDEDNEESKPEAIELKP
- the CALHM4 gene encoding calcium homeostasis modulator protein 4 isoform X4, with protein sequence MWTMTSEYCCSCAPSHRRISPLERKLACLRFFSITGRALVAPLTWLAVTLLTGTYYECAASEFASVDHYPVFDNVSASKRKEILAGFPCPKSAPSDMILARDEVALLHRFQSQMLGWILITLATIAILVSCCLARCCSPLTSLQHCYWTNHLHNERELFEQAAEQHSRLIIMQRIKKLFGFIPGKEDVKHIRIPSCQDWRDISAPSLFCMGEDLQGRYSFLGDRVDEDNEESKPEAIELKP